In a single window of the Lynx canadensis isolate LIC74 chromosome E2, mLynCan4.pri.v2, whole genome shotgun sequence genome:
- the LOC115502204 gene encoding T-cell-interacting, activating receptor on myeloid cells protein 1-like, producing MGAQFPRTDGSLAGLCAGQGSRGTDEPLPKPTLRAWPSWVAPPRSSVRLRCQTPTKDVDFVLKKGNVVLDFSPSPASKEGLAEFHLTDLRSSHAGDYTCECYRPGAPDIRSPPSEVILLLVTGGLPKPSLQAHQRGVVTAGDDVTLQCQRPDNIFGPMRFALLKAGAAGPIRLRTPAGREVDFSLQTVTVGDAGNYSCVYFQTGTPFWASQPSDRLEIRVRGEGFTIGRTPAGLPARSAPTIIPKCLSTSSLLMTTFHFSLKVLPLDPLLVDHTVPNHFSSSALKTLLST from the exons ATGGGGGCTCAGTTTCCACGGACAGACGGTTCTCTTGCAGGGCTGTGCGCTGGCCAAGGAAGCAGGGGGACTGACG AGCCCCTTCCCAAGCCCACCCTCAGGGCCTGGCCCAGCTGGGTGGCACCTCCCAGAAGCAGTGTAAGGCTGCGATGTCAAACCCCGACCAAGGATGTCGACTTTGTTCTCAAAAAGGGTAATGTTGTTTTGGACTTTTCACCATCACCGGCTTCCAAGGAAGGCCTGGCTGAATTTCACCTCACTGACCTAAGAAGCAGCCACGCTGGAGACTACACCTGTGAGTGCTACAGACCAGGGGCCCCGGACATAAGATCACCGCCCAGTGAGGTCATCCTGCTGCTGGTGACAG GAGGTCTCCCTAAACCTTCCCTGCAAGCCCACCAAAGGGGTGTGGTGACCGCAGGAGACGACGTGACCCTGCAGTGCCAGAGGCCAGACAATATTTTCGGGCCCATGAGGTTCGCCCTGCTGAAGGCGGGAGCGGCAGGGCCCATCCGGCTCCGGACCCCAGCCGGCAGGGAGGTGGACTTCTCCCTGCAGACCGTGACAGTCGGTGACGCCGGGAACTACAGCTGTGTCTACTTCCAGACCGGGACTCCTTTCTGGGCCTCACAGCCTAGCGATCGTCTTGAGATCCGGGTGAGAGGTGAGGGTTTTACCATTGGGAGGACCCCAGCTGGATTACCTGCCCGCTCAG CCCCGACGATCATCCCCAAGTGTCTCTCCACGTCCTCTCTTCTCATGACCACCTTCCACTTCTCGCTCAAGGTTCTTCCCTTGGATCCTCTCCTCGTGGACCACACTGTCCCCAACCACTTCTCCTCCTCAGCTCTCAAGACTTTGCTGAGCACCTGA